From the genome of Natrinema marinum:
GCGAACCGCCGTACACGCGCGGGGTGTACTCGACGGGGTATCGCGGCCGGCTGTGGACGATGCGCCAGTACGCCGGGTTCTCGACGCCGGAGGACACCAACGAGCGCTACCACTACCTGCTCGATCAGGGCCAGACGGGGCTCTCGATGGCGTTCGACCTGCCGACGCAGATGGGCTACGACTCCGACGCTGCGATGGCAGCAGGCGAGATCGGGAAGGCCGGCGTCGCGATCGACTCCCTCGATGACATGGAGACCGTCTTCGACGGCATTCCGCTAGACGAGGTCTCGACCTCGATGACGATCAACGCGCCGGCATCGGTGCTGCTGGCGATGTACATCGCGGTGGGCGACCAGCAGGGCGTCGACCGCGAGGAGCTACGCGGGACGATCCAGAACGACCTCCTCAAGGAGTACATCGCCCGCAACACGTACATCTACCCGCCGGAGCCGTCGATGCGGATCATCACCGATATCTTCGAGTTCTGTGCCGAGGAGACGCCGAAGTTCAACACCATCTCGATCTCGGGCTATCACATCCGCGAGGCCGGCTCGACGGCCGCACAGGAACTCGCGTTCACGCTCGGGAACGGTATCGAGTACGTCGAGACGGCCATCGACGCTGGCCTCGACGTCGACGAGTTCGCGCCACAGCTTTCGTTCTTCTTCAACGGCCACAACAACATCTTCGAGGAGGTCGCCAAGTTCCGCGCGGCCCGTCGGATGTGGCACGACATCATCGACGAGCGCTTCGACCCGGACGACCCCAAGTCGAAACAGCTCAAATTCCACACCCAGACCGCCGGCTCGATGCTGACCGCCCAGCAGATCGAAAACAACGTCGTTCGCGTCGCCTATCAGGCGCTGGCGGCCGTCCTCGGCGGCACGCAGTCACTGCACACGAACGGCAAGGACGAGGCGCTGGCCCTGCCGACCGAGGAATCGGTCCGCACCGCCTTGCGCACCCAGCAGGTCCTCGCCCACGAGTCCGGGGCGGCCGACACCATCGACCCGCTGGCCGGCAGCTACTACGTCGAATCCCTCACCGACCAGGTCGAGGAGGAGGCCTACGAGATCTTAGACGAAGTCGAAGACCGCGGCGGGATGTTAGAGGCCGTCGAGCAGCAGTGGGTCCAGCGCCAGATTCAGGACACCGCGTTCGACCGCCAGAAGGAGATCGAGGAGAAAGAGCGCATCATCGTCGGCGTCAACGAGTTCGAGGTCGACGAGGACCCCGAGATGGACGTTCAGGAGATCACCGAGGAGGACCAGCAGCGCCAGATCGACAGTCTCGAGGAGACGCGCGACGAGCGCGACGCCGAGGCCGTCGACGCCGCTCTCGAGGCGCTGCGCGACGCCGCCCAGAGCGACCAGAACCTGATGCCATACATCATCGACGCGGTCAAAGCCTACGCGACGGTCGGCGAGATCTGTAACGTCATGCGCGACGAGTTCGGCGAGTACCAGCCCGGCAGCGCGGTCTGATCGGCCAGCACCGCTCGAGTGCCTTCGTTTTCCCGGCGAGCACCGGTTCGCAGCCCGATCCGCTCGAGGGACTGCAATCGTTCCTCGTCCGCCGGGCCGGTCTTGATTACGGCCGGTCACGAACGCTCGGCTATGAGCACCGATTCCACGACCGGAACGATCGTCGCGCGGGGAGCCGACGTGCCGGCCCTCGGACTCGGTACCGCGCGCATGACCGGCGACGACTGTCGGCGGGCCGTCGAGACCGCGCTGGCGGTGGGCTACCGCCACGTCGACACCGCCCAGATGTACGACAACGAGGTCGCGGTCGGTCGAGCTATCACCGAGAGCGAGGTCGACCGCGAGGAGGTCTTCGTCGTCACGAAGATCCATCCCAGCAACGCCGCTCCCGCGGACGTGCGCGAGTCGACGCAGCGAAGTCTCGAGCGCCTCGAACTCCAGACCGTCGACCTCCTCCTGTTACACGCTCCGAGCGACCGGGCACCGCTTGAGGCGACGATCGCCGCGATGAACGACTGCCAGCACGACGGACT
Proteins encoded in this window:
- a CDS encoding acyl-CoA mutase large subunit family protein, with translation MFDPDDLEEIRASKEEWHEEEVEPVLERFGERKETFTTDTGGQEVDRLYTPDDVGDIDYQEDLGNPGEPPYTRGVYSTGYRGRLWTMRQYAGFSTPEDTNERYHYLLDQGQTGLSMAFDLPTQMGYDSDAAMAAGEIGKAGVAIDSLDDMETVFDGIPLDEVSTSMTINAPASVLLAMYIAVGDQQGVDREELRGTIQNDLLKEYIARNTYIYPPEPSMRIITDIFEFCAEETPKFNTISISGYHIREAGSTAAQELAFTLGNGIEYVETAIDAGLDVDEFAPQLSFFFNGHNNIFEEVAKFRAARRMWHDIIDERFDPDDPKSKQLKFHTQTAGSMLTAQQIENNVVRVAYQALAAVLGGTQSLHTNGKDEALALPTEESVRTALRTQQVLAHESGAADTIDPLAGSYYVESLTDQVEEEAYEILDEVEDRGGMLEAVEQQWVQRQIQDTAFDRQKEIEEKERIIVGVNEFEVDEDPEMDVQEITEEDQQRQIDSLEETRDERDAEAVDAALEALRDAAQSDQNLMPYIIDAVKAYATVGEICNVMRDEFGEYQPGSAV